AGGCGCGTACCGCCGCCACCGCCTGGCGTACGGTCTCCGCCGCGGCGGAGGTGAGCGCCTTGCTGGTGGTGCCGCGCCGAGGCGTCTCCGCGATGGCGACCCGCAGCGCGGTGACGGCCTCGGTGATCACGGCGGCCTCGGCGACACCGTCCGCCGCGAGGTGCGCGGCGATGGCGTCGGTGGCGACCGAGGTGTCCCGGCCCCGCGCGCTGGTGCCACCGAGCATGCCGGGCTCGGGAAGCGCGTCCAGCACCGCGAGGGAGACCGGCTCGGCCGGGTCGGGGTAGGCCCGCAGTGCGGCCGGGTAGAGCTCGCGCAGCACCTCGCGCAGGGCCACGGCGGCGGCGTGCCGGCCGTTGGCGAGCGCGGCGTGCGCGGCGAGCACCGGCTTGAAGCCGATGAGATCGCGAGGCGCGGGCAGGGTGGCGGCGGACAGGGCGCCGGCCTGTAACGCGCGGGCGAGCCCGACGGCACGTCGTTCGGCCGGGGCGGCCTCCCGCTCCTCCAACGACTCGTCGTCGGCGAACCGCTCGGCGAAGTCGTCGACCGAGTCGTCGTCCGCGATCGCCAGTGGACGACCGGCCGCGCTCAGCAACGACGTCACCATGTGGTCGTCGCTGTCCGCCGCGACGGCCGCGCCGCTCGGACCGCTGCCCCGTTCGACGAGCACCGTACCGAGCCGGGCGTAGCCGGCAGGGTCATCGGTGATCTCGCAGACATGGAGCAGCCTGCCTGCGTCGTCGACCACCGCAGAGGTCAGTGTCGTCGCGGCCGAAGCCGGCCGACCCGCTGAATCCGCCGAGGCCAGACCGCAGTACACCCGCACGAGCGCCACGGCGTCGTCCTCCTCCCGAGACACAAGGGTGTGCCAAAGACTGATGCTCCCTGGTAAGGGGTCAATCGCGCCAGTCTACGGCGGCAGAGATCTTGCCGATAATCGTGCGCCACCCGAGACTTGCCGTTTGTGCCCCGATTTTCTTGAGCCGTCGCCGACCCCGGAAACCACCCAGGCCGCCGTTGACGGTAGCCCGGAGTGCCTCGTCGAGGTCGTCCAGGCTGGAGCCGGCCGACAACATGTCCAGTACGGCGGGGATGCGGAGCGCGTACGCCAGGTCGCGGGCCACCTCACCAGCCTCGATGAGCAGGGTGGCGTCCCACACGTCGTGCCCGCCGCGGAGGTTCTCCACGACGAGATCGAGCTCGTAGGAGTCCTCGTCCAGGGGCGCGACGTCGGCGGGTTCGACCCGCTCCACCAACTGGCCCCAGGTGTCCAACTGGTCCAGATCGTTCGGTGCGCCGGAACGGACGAATGTGACAAGCGCCTCAGGGCTCTTGAACAGCAGGAGCTTGCCGCGGTGGGTGAGGAACGCCGGCACGTCCTCCTCGGCCTCCGCCTCCGCCTCCGCCTCGGCGTCGGTCTCGTCGGCGTCGTCCTGGTCCTTGTCGCCCTTGCGGGCGGCCCGGTCCGTCGACTCGTCCTCGTCCGCCTCGTCGGCGAACTGCTCGGCGAGGTCCTCGTCGAGGATCACGACGGTCTCGTCGTCCTCGTCCTCGTCGTCGTCGGGGTCGGCCTGCCGGGACCGGTGGGCGAAGAGGTCGTCCTGCTCGCGGTCCTCGATGTCGGTCGGGGTGAGCGCGCTTGCCGGGCGGTAGGTCCGCAGGGTGAAGCCGGAGCCGGAGGGCAGCGCGATCTCCACCGGATCGATCCGGACCTCTTCCCACAACGAGCGGTCGGCGGTGCCGACGGTCTCGTCGTCGCCGTCGCTGTCGGCGGCGGCCTCCGGGGATTCGGCCTCGATCTGTCCGGGGTCGGCGGCCCCGTCGCTTCCGCCGGGCTCGTTGCCGGGCTCGTCGGTGTCGGGCCGGTGGGACGACTGGCGGGCCACGCTGACCTCCGTGTGCGCTCGATATGGGGCACCCGACGCGGCGAGGGTGCCGGCGGATCGGTGACTCTGCGCACACACCCTAGTAGGCCGGCGCCGGACGTGGATGCCGGCACCCCGTTGGAGTTCCGTGCATCTATTAGTAGGCTTGCTACCTATGAACGCGCAGGCGCTGCACGGCCATCTCGATGCGCTGCTGCTCGCGGTGCTCGAACGGGGTGCACTGCACGGGTACGCCATCATCGAGGCGCTCCGGGCCCGCAGCGGTGGCGCGCTCAACCTTCCCACCGGAACCATCTACCCGGCCCTGCGTCGGCTGGAGCGGGCCGGCTACGTCAGCAGCGTCTGGAGCACCGTCAACGGCCGGGAGCGGCGGACGTACGAACTCACCGGCGCCGGGCACCGTGCCCTGGCCGGCGAGCGGACGAG
The nucleotide sequence above comes from Plantactinospora soyae. Encoded proteins:
- a CDS encoding PadR family transcriptional regulator is translated as MNAQALHGHLDALLLAVLERGALHGYAIIEALRARSGGALNLPTGTIYPALRRLERAGYVSSVWSTVNGRERRTYELTGAGHRALAGERTSWQQFSSTVGQFLGGVPSPGAPA
- a CDS encoding DNA primase; the protein is MARQSSHRPDTDEPGNEPGGSDGAADPGQIEAESPEAAADSDGDDETVGTADRSLWEEVRIDPVEIALPSGSGFTLRTYRPASALTPTDIEDREQDDLFAHRSRQADPDDDEDEDDETVVILDEDLAEQFADEADEDESTDRAARKGDKDQDDADETDAEAEAEAEAEEDVPAFLTHRGKLLLFKSPEALVTFVRSGAPNDLDQLDTWGQLVERVEPADVAPLDEDSYELDLVVENLRGGHDVWDATLLIEAGEVARDLAYALRIPAVLDMLSAGSSLDDLDEALRATVNGGLGGFRGRRRLKKIGAQTASLGWRTIIGKISAAVDWRD